The Kribbella sp. HUAS MG21 genome includes the window GTGATCGAGGCGGGCTTCGCGAGCGGCAACCCGTTCACGATCGAGCTGTTCGGCACCGACGGCACGCTGACCTACACCGACCGCGGCAACGTGCTGCTGGTGAACGGCGAGCAGGTCGACGTGCCCGAGCACTCGCCGGACCCGTTCGCGCAGTGGGTGGGTCACATCACCGACGGCACCCGCGCGGACGACAACATCGAACGCGCAGTCGAGTTGACGCGTTTCGTGGTGGCCGCGAACGCGGCCGCCGAGACCAACCGCGTGATTTCCTACAGCTGAGAGGACCGTCCGATGATCAAGGTAGGACTGATCGGCGCGGGCGGGATCGCGTCGGCGCACATCAAGGGGTACCGCGCGCACGCCGACCGGATCGCGGTCACCGCGGTCGCGGACGCGGTGGCCGAGACCGCGAAGAAGCGCGGCGAGGAGCTGCGCGCCGCGGCGTACACGGACTATCGCGAGATGCTCGCCAAGGAAGAGCTCGACGCGGTCGACATCTGCCTGCCGCACCATCTGCACCGGGACGCCATCGTCGCGGCGGCCGAGGCCGGCAAGCACATCCTCTGCGAGAAGCCGCTGTGCCTGTCGGCATCGGAGGCCGCCGACGTACGCAAGGCGGTGACCGAGAACGGCGTGACGCTGATGTGCGCGCACAACCAGCTGTTCATGCCCGCGGTCGCCAAGGCGAAGGAGTTGCTGGAGGCCGGCACCATCGGCACGGTCTACGAGGTGCGGACCACCGACAGCTTCTACAACGACTTCGACCCGAGCACGATGGGCTGGCGGGCGAGCAGCAAGACCAGCGGTGGCGGCGAGCTCATCGACACCGGGTACCACCCGACCTATCTGATGCTGCACCTCGCCGGCGGCCTGCCGGTCGAGGCCACCGCGATGCTCTCCACCCACCGGTTGAAGTTCATGGAGGGCGAGGACTCCGCGCAGGTGCTGATCAGGTTCGACAACGGCGTCGTGGGCCAGCTCGTGACCAGCTGGGCCTATCAGCCGGCCGCGTCCACCGAACGCTTCTCCGCGGTCGGTGAGCTCGGCTCGCTGACCAGCGATGGTACGACGCTCTCGTACCGCCTGCGCTCCGGTGAGACGGAGACGTTCGAGTTCGAACCGGTCGACACGTTCGTCGCCGAGATCGGCCACTTCGCGGACTCCTTGGCCGGGAACAAGCGCCCGCTGCACACCGAACACGAAGGCATCGCCGTCCTCGGCATCCTGCTCGCGGCGTACGAAGGCTCGCGTTCCAAGACGATCGCACCGGTCCTGCAGGTCTAGGCGCTGGGGCCTACCGCCGGGCGTGCCAGGAGGCGACCGCGACCACGGCGACGCAGGTCGCCGCCATCAGGGCGAGGTCCGCGACCGGCCCGATCGCCGGTGTCGCGAGCGGCAGGACGAGCAGCGTCGCGATACCGGCGAGCGCCGTACCGAGGTGGATCGTGGACGGCTCGGCGATGGCCCGGTGGATGCACCACAGCAGCGCGACGAAACAGGCCGCCGGTACGGCGACCGCGTAGCTCGCGCCGGTGGGGGAGAGGTGGAGGTCGTGGCCGGTCTGCTCGACCGCCACCTCGAGGCCGGCGCCGAGTGCGGCGAGGGATGCGAAGAGCCCGTAATGGGTGTAGCCCCACCGGTACGAGCGTTCCCGCCGGTCCTCCAGCCGGGGCCCGGCGGGATGCAGGAAGTACAGCCACCACAACGCGAACAGGATGACCAGCCCGCAGGCCGCGACGGCGACCAGCTCGGCGCTCACCGCGGTCTCCTCGATGGCCCGCCGTACGGCGTTGGACGCGGCCAGCACCGCCTCGCCGAGCAGGATGATCGTGAACAGGCCGTACCGCTCGGCGATGTGATGCGGATGCCAGGTCGTCTCCCGCGGCCGCTCCGCCCACAACGGCACCGCCAGCTCGAGGATCGCCAGGCCGATGAAGGCGGCCAGCAACACACCGTCCGTTGCGCCGGCGGCGACCAGGTACAGCCGGCCGAACCAGCCGACCTGCAGCACCCCGATCCCGAGCGCGTAGCGGAACGCCGTACGGCGACGCGCCGGGTCCTCGATACCCGCGCGCACCCACAGGGCGATCAGGCCGAGCCGCATCACCAGGTAGCCCGAGGTGACCATCACGTACTCGCCGTGCTCCGCGGCGTCCGGGACGCCCGCGGCGAGCAGCAGCACGCCACCCATCTGCACCATGGTGAGGATCCGGTAGGTGACGTCGTCGGTGTCGTACGACGACGCGAACCAGGTGAAGTTCATCCACGCCCACCAGATCGCGAAGAACACCTGCAGGAACGGCAGCAGGCCGTCCCGGGCGTGACCGTCGGCGATGGTGTGCGCGAACTGCGCGGTGACGGCGGCGACCGCGACCACGAACGTCAGGTCGAACAACAGCTCCAGCTGGCTCGCCGCGCGGTGCGGCTCGTCGATCGGTCGCGCTGTCATCCGGACCCGGATCCGGACATCGGGCACGGCGGCTCCTCTCGAAGGGGTCGAAGGAACAGACAGCGCAGCGCCCCGGGATGTGACTGTCACAGGCCGCGGGGGTGCCCTGTCTTACCTGGTGACAGCTGAAGACAACCGAAGGGGTTCTGCGATGAAGATCGTCGTGATCGGCGGCACCGGGCTGATCGGCACGAAGCTGGTGACGAAGCTCACCGAGCACGGCCACGAGGCGGTGCCGGCCGCGCCGAACACCGGGGTGAACACCATCACCGGCGAGGGCCTGGCGGACGTCCTGAAGGGCGCCGACGTGGTGGTCGACGTGGCGAACTCGCCGTCGTTCGAGGCCGGTCCGGTGATGGAGTTCTTCAAGATCTCGACCGGGAACGTGCTGGCCGCCGAGGACGCGGCCGGGGTCCGGCACCACGTCGGCATCTCGATCGTCGGCACCGAGCGGCTGCCGGACAACGCGTACTTCGCCGCGAAGCTGGCCCAGGAGGAACTGATCAAGTCCTCCGGGATCCCGTACTCGCTGGTGCACGCGACCCAGTTCTTCGAGTTCGTCGGCGGGATCGCGGACGAGGGCACGTGGGACGACGGCAAGGTGCACATCGCGCCGGTCGCCTGGCAGCCGATCGCCGGCGAGGACGTCGCGAAGCTGCTCGGCCGGACCGCCGTCGGCGAGCCGCTGAACGCGCGGTTCGACATCGCCGGGCCGGACGAGTACCGGATGGACGAGTTCTTCCGCAAGGCGCTCGCGGCCCGCGGCGACACCCGCGAGGTGGTCGCCGACGAGCACGCGCGGTACTTCGGCTCGGAGCTGACCGAGCGCAGCCTGGTGCCGATCGGCGAGGCGACCCTGGGCGACCTGCACTACGACGAGTGGTACGCCGCGCAGGCCGGTCGATGACGATGGACGACCCGTTCCTGCGCAAACTGGACGTCGAGGTGGAGGCCGACATGGCGATGAACGCCGCCGGCACGCCGCCCGACGACGAGGACCCCGCCGAGTGGCTCATGGACCCGTTCGAGGTCGAGGTGGAAGCCGCCGACCTGAACAGCCTGCACAGCGCGATCGAGGCGCTGGAAACCGACGAGGGACCGTATCCTCCGGCTGATGACTGACGACCTGGACGATGCCGTTGCCGTCTTCAACGAGGTGCGCCCGCGCCTGATGGGCATCGCGTACCGGATGCTGGGCAGCCACACCGAGGCCGAGGACCTGGTCCAGGAGGTGTGGCTGCGCTGGCAGGCTGCGGACCGCAGTGCGGTCAAGAGCCCGGTGGCGTACCTGTCGACCGCCGTGACCAGGCTCGCGATCAACGCGAGCCAGTCCGCGCGGTCCCGCCGGGAGACCTACATCGGGCCCTGGCTGCCCGAACCGGTCGACACCAGCGCCGACCCGTACCTCGGTGCCGAGCACGGGGAGGCGCTGAGCTTCGCCGTTCTCCTCGTGCTCGAACGGCTCTCGCCGACCGAGCGGGCGGCGTACGTCCTGCGGGAGGCGTTCGACTACCCGTACGACGAGCTCGCCGCGATGCTGCAGACCACGGAGGCGGCCGTGCGGCAGCTGGTCAGCCGGGCGCGCAAGCGGATCCGCGCGGAACGTCGTACCGAGGTCAGCGGCCGCGAGCAGCAGAAGTTGCTGACGGCATTCATCGTGGCCGCGCGGGCGGGTGACCTGAGCGTGCTGGAGCAGTTGCTGGCGAAGGACGCGATCAGCTACTCCGACGGCGGCGGCGCGGCCCGGGCGTCGAAGTTCCCGGTGGTCGGGCGGCTGCGGGTGGCGAAGTACCACCGGGCGTTCCACAAGCACTTCTGGGTCGGGGTCGAGGTGGAGTTCGGTACGGCGAACGGGCGCGCGGTCGCGCTGCTGAGCCGGGCCGGCGAGGTCTTCGCGGTCTGCACGGTGACCGCGTCGGCCGAAGGAATCGACGAGGTGCTGTGGCAGATGAATCCGGCGAAGCTCACCGCGATCGCCTGAGCAGGAGGCGACGTTGTTCAAGCGGGGCGATCATGCCGTCGTGCACCGGTTCGCGACCGCGTGCCGGGCCGGGAGCGCGGGCGCGATCCGGAGTCTGCTCGCGGCCGACGTGGTCGCGGTCAGCGACGGCGGTGGCCGGGTGGCCGCGGCGACGGTTCCGGTCCGGGGCGCCGCCCAGGTCGCGCGGTGCCTGACGGAACTGGTGCGGCCCGGCACCGCGCCGAGCGTCGAGGCGGTCAACGGCGAGCCGGGCGTCGTACTGCGGACGCTCGACGGCGCGGTCGTCGCGGTGCTGAGCCTGAAGGTGGCAGGGCCGAAGGTGGTGACCGTCTGGATCGTCCTGAACCCGGACAAGCTCCGGCACTGGCGCTCCCGGGAATGAACCCCGCCCGGTCTGGTGTTGACGTGTCAACCTAGACTTGGTGCGGTGAACGGACGGGAGAGCGGAAACATGGCCGACTTGGCCTTCGGGCTGGACAGCTTCGGGGACATTCCGGTGGACGACAGCGGCGCGCCGGTGACGGCCGCGGCGGCGATCCGGCAGGTGGTGGACGAGGCGGTGCTGGCCGACGAGATCGGCGTGGACGCGATCGCCCTCGGCGAGCACCACCGGCCCGAGTTCTCGATCTCGACGCCGGAGACGGTGCTGGCCGGGATCGCGACGAAGACCTCGCGGATCAAGCTCGGGTCGGGCGTGACGGTGCTCAGCTCGGACGACCCCGTGCGGGTGTTCCAGCGGTTCTCGACCGTGGACGCGCTGTCGAACGGCCGCGCCGAGGTGATCCTCGGGCGCGGGTCGTTCACCGAGTCGTTCCCGCTGTTCGGGTACGACCTGGCCGACTACGACAAGCTGTTCGAGGAGAAGCTGCAGCTGTTCGTGCAGCTGCTCGACGAGAAGCCGGTGACCTGGGAAGGAACGGTGCGCGCGGCGCTGGACAACGCGGAGGTCTACCCGAAGACCGAGTCCGGCCGGCTGGCGACGTGGGTCGGCGTCGGCGGGTCGCCGCAGTCCGTCGTACGTACGGCGTACTACGGGCTCCCGTTGATGCTCGCGATCATCGGCGGCTCGCCGGAGCGGTTCGCGCCGTACATCGATCTGTACAAGCGCGCGGCGCAGCAGTTCGGCACGGTGGCGCATCCGGTGGGGATGCACTCGCCGGGGTTCGTCGCGGAGACCGACGAGCAGGCCAAGGAGATCTACTACGCGCCGTACAAGGTGATGCGGGACCGGATCGGGGCGCTGCGAGGCTGGCCGCCGCTGAAGCGCGAGGAGTTCGAGTCCGAGGTGCGGCACGGGTCGATGTACGTCGGTTCGCCGGAGACGGTCGCGCGCCGGATCGCGGGCGCGGTCAAGGCGCTCGGGGTCGAGCGGTTCGACCTGATCTACTCGGGCGGGCCGCTGCCGTCGAGCGCCCGGATGAAGGCGGTCGAGCTGTACGGGACGAAGGTCGTTCCGCTGGTCCGGGAGATCCTCGCGGAGGACGCCCGGTGAACGCTCCTGTGACGACGATCGGGATCCTGGGGGCCGGGAAGGTCGGGACGGTGCTGGCGCGGCTGGCGGTCGCGGCCGGGTACCGGGTGCTGATCGCGGGCTCCGGTGAGGTGTCGAAGATCGCGCTGATCGTCGAGGTCGTGACGCCGGGCGCGGTGGCGACGACCGCCGCCGAGGCGGCGGCCGAGGCCGATGTGGTGATCCTCGCGCTGCCGCTGGGCAAGTACCGGACGATCCCGGCCGCGGAGCTGCGCGGCAAGCTCGTCGTCGACGCGATGAACTACTGGTGGGAGGTCGACGGAATCCGCGACGACCTCACCGACCCGCGGACGTCGTCGTCGGAGATCGTCCAGGAGTTCCTGGCCGGGGCGCGGGTCGTCAAGGCGTTCAACCACATGGGCTACCACGACCTCGACGAAGGCGCCCGCCCCGCCGGCTCCCCGGACCGCAAGGCGATCGCGATCGCCGGCGAGCCGGCCGACCTCGACCAGGTGGCCACGCTCGTCGACGCCCTAGGCTTCGACCCGGTGATCGCCGGCCCACTCGCCGAGGGCAGACGCCTGGAACCCGGCACCGAACCCTTCGGCGCCAACGTCCCCGCCACCGAACTCCGCCAGATGCTCGACCGCTACCCGGACACCATCCGAGGCCAGGAGGTCGCCAAGGCCCGCACCGCCTGCGCCGCCTCCGCGGAGGTCGCGGACGGTGACGCCGCGTAGGGCAGGCTGCTACCGCTTCGCTGCGTGGAGCAGTTGCAGGGACAGGTAGCCGGAGGTCAGCAGTTGGTGCAGCCGGCGGTCCTGGCTGCTGACCATGCTGTAGGCCGGATGCGAGTGGTACCGGGCTGAAATGTGCGCCGTCACCTCGGCGCTGCGCCGGACCCACGACAGCGGTACGGCGGCCGGCCTCTCGATCTGCTCGACCAGGTCGAACCCGGACCGGTCGAGCACCTCCTCCAACACGGCCTGGGTAGGGAAGTGGTTCCCCTCCGGCGGCCGCTCGATCGCTCGATCCCCGGCGACCACCACGAGCAGGCCGAGGGACGCACCGGGAACGAGCACGCGGTGGATCTCGCTCAGCAGCGTGACCTTGTCCGCCACCGTGCACAGGACGCCCAGACACCACGCGACCTCGACGGACTGGTTGGCGAGTGGGATGTGCCGGCCGTCCGCGGTGACGACCGGCAGCCCGAACAGCCGGGACGCGGCGCGACCGGCGGAGGGCATCGGCTCCAGCAGGATCGGTCGTACGCCGAACCGTTTGGCGGCCCACGCCGCGGGACCGCCCGAGCCCGCGCCGACGTCCAGGAGCCGAGCACCCGGCGACAGCTCGCAGGCCTCGGCCAGCCACGCCAGTGCGGCCGGGCTCGAGCTGCCCCGGCAGGCAGCCGGGATCGCGTGTTCGACGCCGAGCTGTTCCACGGCTTCCGCGGTCCAGGCGGCAACGTCGTCGAACTCCGCGACCATCCCCGGAGCGGTCACGACACCCTCCCCCTACTCGACCAGTTTACCCTCCGACGAGACGTCCCGCATGAGTTGGCGCAGCTCGTCCGGGATCGGGGGGATCTGCTCCTGCTCGACCGCGCCGGGACCCGACCACACGAGATTCACCTGCAGCGACTCGTCGAGGTCCGGGTAGTCCGAGCGGTTGTGGCAGCCGCGCGTCTCCCGCCGTACCAGGGCGGCGTCGAGCGTCGCGCGGGCGGCCAGCGCGGACGCCTTCAGGTCGAACGCGTGCGCCAGGTCCTGGAAGCCGGCGATGTCCGGGTGGACGCCGACCTGCGTGATCCGCTCCTCGATCTCGGTGAGCTCGGCGATCCCGGCCTGCAGGCCGCTCTCGTCGCGGACGACGCCCGCGCGGGCCGTCATCGTGTCGCGCAGCGCCCGCTGCAGGGCGCGGACGTTCTCCGGTCCGTCGTTCGTCAGCAGGTCGTCGACCTCGGCGCGTGCCTCGGCGACGGCGTCCGCGGAGCGCAGTTGCGCCTGCCGCCCGATCGAGTACTTCGCGGCCTCCTCGGCGACGATCCGCCCGAACACCAGTAGCTCGATGAGCGAGTTGCCGCCGAGCCGGTTCGCCCCGTGCAGCCCGCTCGCGGCCTCGCCGATCGCCCACAACCCGTCGACGCCGGTGCCGTGGTCCTCGGGCCGCACCCACACGCCGCCCATCGAGTAGTGCGCGGTCGGCGCGATCTCGATCGGCTGCTTGGTGATGTCGAGCATCTGCAGCTCGAGCAGCGTCTGGTACACCCGCGGCAGCCGCCGCATGATCGTCTCCCGCGGGAGATGCGACACGTCCAGCCAGACGCCGCCGTTCGGCGTCCCGCGGCCTTCGCTGATCTCCGTGTACGCCGCCAGCGCGACCCGATCCCGCGTGGACAGCTCCATCCGCTCCGCGTCGTACCGGGCCATGAACCGCTCGCCGAGCGCGTTGCGCAGCTGCCCGCCCTCGCCGCGGGCCGCCTCGGAGACGAGGGTGCCGGCCGCGTTCTCGGGCTCGATCAGCCCGGACGGGTGGAACTGTACGAGCTCGGGGTCGCGGATCTTCCCGCCCGCGAGGACGGCGAGCCGGAACGCGTCGCCGGTGTTCTCGTCGCGGCGGGACGACGTACGGCGCCAGATCCGGGTGTGGCCGCCCGCGGCCAGGATCACCGCGTCGGCGTGGATCACGTACCGGCGGCCGGTCGTCAGGTCGAACCCGTAGGCGCCGAAGACCGTGTTGTCCTTCACCAGGATCCGCGTCACGTACACGGTGTCCAGGATCGGTACGCCGAGCTGCACCGCGCGGTTGATCAGCGTGCGCTGGATCTCCAGGCCGGTGTAGTCGCCGGCGAACGCGGTCCGGCGGAAGGTGTGCGCGCCGAAGAACCGCTGCGAGATCCGCCCGTCGGCCTCGCGCGCGAACGGCATCCCCCAGCGCTCGAGGTCCTCGATCCCGCGGGCCGCGCCCTGGGCGACGATCTGCACGGTGACCGGGTTCGCGAGCAGGTAGCTCTCCTGCAGTGTGTCGGCCGCGTGCTGCTGCCAGCTGTCCTCGGGGTCCATGGTCGCGAGGGCGGCGTTGATGCCGCCGGCGGCCAGCGAGGTGTGCGCGTCGTTCCGCGGTCGCTTGCCGAGGGCAAGTACCTCGACGCCTTGTTCGGCGAGCTCGATGGCGGCCCGTAGCCCGGCACCGCCGGTTCCGATCACCAGGACCGAGGTGGCGATCTGTTGTTCGGCGATGCTCATCTGTTCTCCTCCGCTGGCGGTTGCACGTCTCACCCACTAGGACACCGCAGGGTCCCGAAGTGTGACTGTCTCCCCGGTCACAACCGCGCTGTCTGTCCGGTCTCATTCGGTGTCCCCGAGTTGAAGGAGAACCCCATGAGCGAGAACCCGGTCGTCGTCCTGGTGCACGGCGCGTTCGCCGAGTCGGCCAGCTGGAACGGCGTCGTCGAGCGGCTGCGGGAGCGGTCGATCGAAACGGTCGCGGTCGCGAACCCGCTGCGCAGCCTGGCCGGCGACGCGCAGTACGTGCGCGACGTCGTGGCCGGCATCGACCGCCCGGTGGTGCTCGTCGGTCACTCGTACGGCGGGATGGTGATCACCGAGGCCGCTGCGGGCAACGATGCCGTGCGGGCCCTCGTCTACGTCTGCGCGTTCGCGCCGGACCAGGGCGAGACCGCGTTCGAGCTGTCGCTGAAGTTCCCGGGCAGCACGCTCGGCGATGCGCTGAACGCCTACCCGGTCGCCACCGGCGGCAACGAACTGGCGATCCGCGGTGACGTCTTCCACCAGCAGTTCTGCGCCGACGTACCCGCCGACCAGGCCGCGCTGATGGCCGCGACCCAGCGGCCGGTGACCCAGGACGCGCTGACCACGGGCCTGCCCACCGCCGCGCCGGCGTGGCGGACGATCCCGTCCTGGTTCGTGTTCAGCGACCTGGACCTGAACATCCCGGTCGCCCTGCACCGCTTCTTCGCCGAGCGCGCCGGCGCCAAGAACACCGTGGAGATCGCCGGCGGGTCGCATGCCCTGAGCGTCTCGCAGCCGGAAGCGGTCACCGCCACCATCCTGGACGCCCTTGGCTCCTAGGCGCGGACCACGGACTCGACCACGGGGTTTCCGGGGCGCGGACCCCGTGGCCGGCGGGCGACGCTGAGGTTCTTCCCAGCGTCAGGAGGCCGATCGTGAGTACGGCGGGGTTGGACGAGTTCCTGCAGGTGCGGCCGCGGTTGTTCCGGATCGCGTACCGGATCACCGGCAATCGACACGAGGCGGAGGAGCTGGTGCAGGACGTCTGGGTGCGCTGGCAACGCACCGACCGGACGGCTGTCACGGATCCGCAGGCGTTCCTCGCGACCACGGTGTCGCGGCTGGCGATCAACGTGGTGCAGTCGGCGCGGCGCCGGCACGAGACCGCGGTCGGGCCGTGGCTGTCCGACGAGCGGGTCGCCCCGGGGCCGGATCCGCAGCTCTCCGTCGAGAACCAGGAGGCGTTCGAGGCCGCCGTACAACTGTTGACCGAGACACTGTCACCGGCCGAGCGGGCGACGTACGTACTGCGGGAGGGCTTCGACTACCCGTACCGCCAGATCGCGGAGCTGCTGCGGATCGGCGCCCCGAACGCCCGGCAGCTCGTGAAGCGTGCCCGCAACCGGCTCGCGGAACTGGCGCCGACCGCCGGCTGATCGCGACACTTCCGGTACTGAAGGGTCCTGTACCCGTACCGCAGTCCACCCGTAGCCTGTGTCGCGGGGGTGGAGCGATGACCAGCACCGGGCTCGAGCTGCGCGGCCGACGCGCGGAGTGCGCGCGCCTCGACCACGTCGTGAGCGGCGTGCGTTCCGGCGAGGGACAGGTGCTGATCGTCCGCGGCGAGGCCGGGATCGGGAAGTCCGCCCTGCTCGAGTACCTGGCCGGCCGGGCCGACGCGTGCCGGGTGCTGCGCGCGTCCGGTGTCGAGTCCGAGATGGAGTTGCCGTTCGCGGGCCTGCATCAGCTGTGCCTTCCGCTGCTGCCACTGACCGATCGGCTGGCGGCGCCGCAGCGCGCGGCGCTGGAGGTCGCGTTCGGGTTGAGCGGCGGCGGCCCGCCGGACAGGTTCCTGATCGGTGCGGCCACGTTGAGTCTGTTGTCGGCGGCTTCCGATCGGGAGCCGCTGCTGTGTGTCGTGGACGACGCGCAGTGGATGGATCTGGCGTCGATCCAGACGCTGACCTTCGTCGGCCGCCGGTTGTTCGCGGACCGCATCGGACTGGTGTTCGCGCTGCGGGAGCCGGTGACCTGTCCGGAGTGGAGCGGGTTCGCCGAGCTGCCGATCGGCGGGCTCGCGGACGAGCACGCCGGCGCGCTGCTGGACTCCGTCGTCCCGGGCCGGCTCGACGGGCCGGTCCGTGCCCGGATCGTGGCCGAGACCCGCGGCAACCCGCTCGCCCTGATGGAGCTGCCGCGCGGGCTCACCGCGGCGCAGCTGGCCGGTGGCTTCGAGCGTCCCGACGCCCGTCCGCTCGCAAGTCAGCTCGAGCAGAACTTCGCGCGCCGGGTCGAGGCGCTGCCGCCGGACACCCGGCGGCTGCTGCTCACCGCGGCCGCCGAACCGGTCGGCGACGTACCGCTGCTGGTCCGGGCGTTGACGATCCTCGGCGTGCCGATGAGTACGGCGGCCGCCGCCGAAGCAGCCGGCTTGATCGATATCGCCGGCCGGGTCCGGTTCCGGCATCCGCTGGTCCGGTCGGCGACGTACCGGGCCGCGGAGCCGGCGGACCGGCGAGCGGTGCACCAGGCGCTGGCCGAGGCGATCGACCCGGAGCGCGACCCGGACCGCCGGGCCTGGCACCGGGCGCAGGGGGCCGACGGGCCGGACGAGGACGTCGCCGCGGAGCTGGTCCGCTCGGCCGACCGCGCGCAGCGCCGCGGCGGCATGGCAGCGTCGTCCGCGTTCCTCCAACGCGCGACCGAACTGACACCGGATCCGGCCACACGCTCGCTGCGGGCCCTCGCCGCCGCTCAGTCGAGCCTGGCGGCCGGCGCGTTCGACACGGCGCTGCGCCTGCTGAGCACCGCCGAACAGGGCGCGGTCGACGACCTGCACCTGGCCCGCGTGGAGCTGATGCGCGCCCAGCTGACGTTTGCCTCCGGCCACAGCCTGGAAGCCCCGCCGCAACTCCTCGCGGCCGCGCGGCGTCTCGAACCACTCGACCTCGGCCTGGCCCGCGACACCTACCTCAACGCCCTGGTCGCCGCGCAGTTCGCCGGCCGGTTCAGCCAGGACCACGGGATCGTGACCGTCGCCCGCGCCGCGAAGGCTGTGCCTCGGCTGGAAGAACCGCGCAGGCGCGACCTGCTGTACGACGCGGTGACGACCTTGTTCGCCGACGGCTTCCGGGCGTCGGTCGACCCGGCCCGCGAGGCGATGCGGGCCTTCGGCAGCGGCCCGGACGAGGACATGCCGTGGATCTGGGTGGCGGCCCTGC containing:
- a CDS encoding AAA family ATPase translates to MTSTGLELRGRRAECARLDHVVSGVRSGEGQVLIVRGEAGIGKSALLEYLAGRADACRVLRASGVESEMELPFAGLHQLCLPLLPLTDRLAAPQRAALEVAFGLSGGGPPDRFLIGAATLSLLSAASDREPLLCVVDDAQWMDLASIQTLTFVGRRLFADRIGLVFALREPVTCPEWSGFAELPIGGLADEHAGALLDSVVPGRLDGPVRARIVAETRGNPLALMELPRGLTAAQLAGGFERPDARPLASQLEQNFARRVEALPPDTRRLLLTAAAEPVGDVPLLVRALTILGVPMSTAAAAEAAGLIDIAGRVRFRHPLVRSATYRAAEPADRRAVHQALAEAIDPERDPDRRAWHRAQGADGPDEDVAAELVRSADRAQRRGGMAASSAFLQRATELTPDPATRSLRALAAAQSSLAAGAFDTALRLLSTAEQGAVDDLHLARVELMRAQLTFASGHSLEAPPQLLAAARRLEPLDLGLARDTYLNALVAAQFAGRFSQDHGIVTVARAAKAVPRLEEPRRRDLLYDAVTTLFADGFRASVDPAREAMRAFGSGPDEDMPWIWVAALLAVNLWDEESWDSLTARHERIAREAGNLNELPLVLHHRAVLHTLTGEFTAAAAMLTEVRTISDATGVGLGPYGDIFLAAWRGRRDHAEPLITGSLEDSTSRGEGGAVANAHLTSAILLNGLAQYPAALESALAATAYPDEHGVSNLALAEVIEAATRAGRPEAAADAHERLRAAAEPNGTDWGLGVLARATGLRATGPAAEAAYEEAVERLGRTRMRMDLARTHLVYGEWLRREGRRQDARGQLRMAYKVFAEAGADGFAERAAKELAATGEVLDERRTADSSGRDTLTAQEARIADLAGAGLTNAEIGAQMFLSQHTVEWHLRKVFAKLGITSRKQLRP